In a single window of the Dysgonomonas mossii genome:
- a CDS encoding threonine/serine exporter family protein, which translates to MEELTIINILRDFGIAFIVGFCWAILFGSPKRLLWVAGLLGGMGHCIRFILVQLDFGLITATLAGSVLIGLIGIFAAHKVDSPPVVFTMPACITMIPGMFAYKTMLAGIKVTDLTIVEQNPRILIEMSHNLMLTMSLLFTLAIGICISALLFRKSSVKNISLKDIIGKG; encoded by the coding sequence ATGGAAGAACTTACTATTATAAATATACTACGCGACTTTGGCATTGCATTCATCGTCGGCTTCTGTTGGGCTATATTATTTGGTTCACCTAAACGTTTGTTATGGGTAGCCGGCCTGCTGGGAGGAATGGGACATTGTATTCGTTTTATTTTGGTTCAGCTCGATTTCGGGTTAATAACCGCAACTCTGGCAGGGTCTGTACTAATAGGACTGATAGGTATTTTTGCTGCGCATAAGGTAGACAGTCCACCTGTTGTATTTACAATGCCGGCCTGTATTACGATGATACCGGGTATGTTTGCTTATAAAACGATGCTTGCCGGAATAAAGGTTACAGATCTAACAATTGTAGAACAGAATCCTCGCATACTCATAGAGATGTCACACAATCTTATGTTGACAATGTCTCTTTTATTCACCTTGGCAATAGGAATATGTATCAGCGCACTGCTTTTCCGAAAATCGAGTGTAAAAAATATATCGCTGAAAGATATAATAGGAAAAGGCTGA
- a CDS encoding metal ABC transporter permease: protein MEFFDLLSYSFFQNALLGSFFASIACGIIGSYVVIRRLVFISGGITHASLGGIGMGFYFGWNPILSAMIFSILSAFGIEWLSSRQGVREDSAIGSFWSLGMAVGIIFIYLKPGFAPNLSDYLFGNILTITKPDIVYLAVLSLVLIIVFLLFGRQILFAAFDPDFAKTRNLSVNLIKYAMMMGIAITIVLSIRLVGIVLLMSILTVPQMTANLFTSNFVKMILLSILIGFLGCLVGLFLSAVLDVPSGVFIIFTQIIVFLISRWIVKLIHKKQLIGSL from the coding sequence ATGGAATTTTTTGATCTTCTATCCTATAGCTTTTTTCAGAATGCTCTTCTAGGTAGTTTTTTTGCCTCTATTGCATGTGGAATTATAGGATCGTATGTTGTTATCCGCAGATTAGTTTTTATTAGTGGAGGGATAACACATGCTTCGCTCGGCGGTATTGGAATGGGCTTCTATTTTGGATGGAATCCAATTCTGTCTGCAATGATTTTTTCTATACTGTCGGCGTTTGGTATTGAGTGGCTTTCTTCAAGGCAGGGAGTTAGAGAAGATTCTGCTATTGGTTCATTCTGGTCTTTAGGGATGGCTGTTGGTATTATTTTTATCTATCTTAAGCCTGGGTTTGCACCTAACCTTTCTGATTATCTCTTTGGGAATATTTTAACTATAACAAAACCAGATATTGTGTATCTGGCTGTTTTATCATTGGTGCTTATCATTGTTTTCCTGCTTTTTGGGCGACAAATACTTTTTGCAGCATTCGATCCTGATTTTGCAAAGACACGCAATCTCTCTGTCAATCTGATTAAGTATGCGATGATGATGGGTATAGCAATAACAATCGTTTTGTCTATCCGTTTGGTTGGAATTGTTTTACTTATGTCTATATTGACGGTTCCTCAGATGACAGCTAATCTATTCACTTCTAATTTTGTGAAGATGATTTTGCTGTCTATTCTTATAGGGTTCTTGGGTTGTTTGGTCGGATTATTCCTTTCTGCTGTTTTGGATGTACCATCTGGTGTTTTTATTATTTTTACTCAGATAATAGTATTCCTTATATCCCGATGGATCGTCAAATTAATACATAAGAAACAATTAATCGGTTCTTTATAG
- a CDS encoding DUF6051 family protein: MKYIDLFNHLKKIENYTDSEIEIDQNLVMRNFTFDSNYRFILPGGLGNNDDYEFIPSVPEDYEPDVIQEMLNKRDAEILENIKFRYHMIMPKKETKAKGIILMFHGFNEKTWYKYLPWAKHIVDKTGKSIVMFPIAFHMNRAPAVWSSTREMYRVSEQRKMRHPDVICSSLSNVAISTRLHNKPQRFIWSGLQTYYDVIDFVENFKEGLHPAIDKDASIDFFSYSIGTFLGEILMMSNKDGHFSNSKYATFCGGAVFNRLSPVSKFILDSEANVSLYSYVVEHLDSHMKRDEVLRHYMHTHPEGNNFRSMLNYRVLTECREEVFRKMSHQFYAITLAKDEVVPAYEVINTLQGSRRDIPINIEILDYPYKYIHEDPFPALPKIADEVDEQFRFTFDKISAFLQS; encoded by the coding sequence ATGAAGTACATAGACCTTTTTAATCATCTAAAGAAGATCGAAAACTATACAGATAGTGAGATCGAGATAGATCAAAATTTGGTAATGCGTAACTTTACCTTCGACTCCAATTATCGTTTTATCCTTCCCGGAGGATTGGGCAATAACGATGATTATGAATTTATACCGAGTGTACCTGAAGATTATGAACCCGATGTGATTCAGGAAATGTTGAACAAGAGAGACGCTGAAATATTAGAGAATATCAAGTTCAGATATCACATGATAATGCCTAAAAAAGAAACGAAAGCGAAAGGCATTATACTCATGTTTCACGGCTTTAATGAGAAAACCTGGTATAAATATTTACCGTGGGCTAAGCATATAGTCGACAAAACGGGTAAATCAATAGTTATGTTCCCTATAGCATTTCATATGAATCGTGCTCCTGCGGTTTGGAGTAGTACGCGTGAAATGTACAGAGTAAGCGAGCAACGAAAAATGCGCCACCCCGATGTTATCTGTTCCAGTTTATCCAATGTAGCCATCAGTACACGTTTGCATAATAAGCCTCAACGTTTTATTTGGTCGGGGTTGCAAACTTACTATGATGTAATCGACTTTGTAGAGAATTTCAAGGAAGGACTACATCCCGCTATAGATAAGGATGCTTCTATCGATTTCTTTTCATATTCTATAGGTACATTCCTAGGCGAAATACTGATGATGAGTAACAAAGACGGGCATTTCTCTAACTCCAAGTATGCTACTTTTTGTGGAGGAGCAGTATTCAACAGGCTATCACCCGTCTCAAAATTTATACTCGACAGTGAAGCCAATGTAAGTCTTTATTCCTATGTCGTAGAACATCTGGATAGCCACATGAAGCGCGACGAAGTGCTTCGTCATTATATGCATACACATCCGGAAGGCAACAACTTCAGAAGCATGCTGAATTATAGAGTACTGACAGAATGCCGAGAGGAAGTATTCAGGAAAATGAGCCATCAATTCTATGCTATAACATTGGCAAAAGATGAAGTTGTTCCGGCCTATGAAGTGATAAATACACTGCAAGGTTCACGCAGGGATATCCCGATCAATATCGAAATTCTGGATTATCCATACAAATATATACATGAAGATCCATTCCCTGCACTACCAAAAATCGCAGATGAAGTAGACGAGCAATTCAGATTTACGTTTGACAAAATCAGTGCTTTTCTCCAATCTTAG
- a CDS encoding 2-oxoacid:acceptor oxidoreductase family protein has product MTQEIIIAGFGGQGVLSMGKILAYSGLMEDKEVSWFPSYGPEQRGGTANVTVILSDSPISSPIVNEFDIAIILNQPSLDKFESHVKPGGILIYDPNGFQHPPTRKDINIYKVEAVDTAILMKNTKAFNMIVLGGLLKVSPMVKLENVMKGLKKSLPERHHGLLPMNEQAIMKGMEIIQEVQKSE; this is encoded by the coding sequence ATGACACAAGAAATAATTATAGCAGGTTTTGGAGGACAAGGTGTATTATCGATGGGTAAAATCCTTGCTTATTCAGGTCTGATGGAAGATAAAGAAGTTTCATGGTTCCCTTCTTACGGACCGGAGCAACGTGGAGGTACAGCTAACGTGACTGTAATATTGAGCGACAGCCCCATCAGCTCGCCGATAGTGAATGAGTTTGATATTGCGATTATTTTAAATCAGCCGTCATTGGACAAATTCGAATCGCATGTAAAACCGGGAGGAATATTAATTTATGACCCGAACGGATTTCAACATCCACCAACACGTAAGGATATCAATATCTATAAAGTTGAAGCTGTGGATACAGCTATATTGATGAAAAATACGAAAGCATTCAATATGATTGTTCTAGGTGGATTATTGAAAGTAAGCCCAATGGTAAAACTCGAAAACGTTATGAAAGGATTGAAAAAATCTTTACCGGAACGTCACCATGGTTTACTGCCAATGAATGAGCAGGCAATAATGAAAGGTATGGAAATAATACAAGAAGTTCAAAAATCTGAATAA
- a CDS encoding threonine/serine ThrE exporter family protein, with amino-acid sequence MLEYKDTTEKVKIPAQRLADLILDIGTYLLASGAHCGRLNSNLGRMASTWEFDLHIDPTFKGLLITVKDMNDPANTVTRFKNSPPHNVHLAVLTEISHLSWKVKEEKLSITEAENEFAAIKAKPYYKDIYVAIAVGLSCAGLCLFSLGDSMNAMVTFIAAFLGYFVRVAFSKKNFNSMICISIAAFVTTLITGLGRLYGIGAHPEAAMATGVLYLIPGVPLINCVIDLIEGYLSSAINRALFGGFILLCIAAGMTLCITLMGINNF; translated from the coding sequence ATGTTAGAGTATAAAGATACAACAGAAAAAGTAAAAATACCAGCGCAACGCTTAGCCGATCTCATTTTAGATATAGGTACTTATCTACTTGCATCGGGAGCGCACTGCGGAAGACTCAATAGTAATCTGGGGAGAATGGCTTCGACATGGGAGTTTGATCTGCATATAGATCCTACGTTCAAAGGACTGTTAATTACAGTAAAAGATATGAACGACCCAGCAAATACAGTCACCAGATTTAAGAATTCGCCCCCTCACAATGTCCACCTTGCTGTTTTGACTGAAATATCACATTTGTCGTGGAAAGTAAAAGAAGAGAAACTTTCCATCACTGAAGCTGAAAATGAATTTGCTGCAATCAAAGCTAAACCATATTATAAAGATATATATGTTGCTATAGCTGTCGGACTTTCATGCGCAGGCCTATGCCTTTTCTCATTAGGAGATTCGATGAACGCTATGGTTACTTTTATTGCCGCTTTTTTAGGTTATTTTGTCCGTGTTGCCTTCTCTAAGAAGAATTTCAACTCTATGATTTGTATCTCGATAGCAGCTTTTGTTACCACTCTGATTACAGGGCTTGGAAGACTATATGGAATCGGAGCACACCCCGAAGCTGCCATGGCTACAGGTGTATTATATCTTATACCCGGAGTCCCTCTTATAAATTGTGTTATAGACCTGATAGAAGGCTACCTCTCGTCTGCAATCAACAGAGCCTTATTCGGAGGATTTATTTTGCTTTGTATTGCCGCAGGAATGACCTTATGTATTACACTAATGGGTATCAATAATTTTTAG
- a CDS encoding NAD(P)H-dependent oxidoreductase, producing the protein MKKIFVINGAPKFAHSGGEFNKTLSDWTVDYFKDKDYDVKYTDINDEYNLSDEVEKFVWADVIVYHTPIWWFQIPNDFKRYIDEVFTEGHQKGIYFSDGRRSANPTRNYGTGGSLQGRKYMLTTTWNAPLEAFTIEGEFFKQHSVDEGVMFGFHRMNAFVGMDPVKSFHFYDVMKNPNIKQSQENYVRHLNDVF; encoded by the coding sequence ATGAAGAAAATATTTGTAATAAATGGAGCTCCTAAATTTGCCCATTCGGGCGGAGAATTTAATAAGACATTGTCAGATTGGACTGTAGATTACTTTAAAGATAAAGATTATGATGTGAAATATACTGATATCAATGATGAATATAATCTATCTGATGAAGTTGAAAAGTTTGTATGGGCAGATGTTATTGTATACCATACCCCTATTTGGTGGTTTCAGATTCCGAATGATTTTAAACGATACATTGACGAGGTCTTTACCGAAGGTCATCAAAAAGGGATTTATTTTAGCGATGGTAGGCGCTCGGCTAATCCCACCCGCAATTATGGTACGGGAGGTTCATTGCAAGGACGTAAGTATATGCTTACTACGACATGGAATGCTCCTTTAGAGGCATTTACTATCGAAGGTGAGTTTTTTAAGCAACATAGTGTTGACGAAGGTGTTATGTTCGGATTTCATCGGATGAATGCTTTTGTTGGAATGGATCCTGTAAAGAGTTTTCACTTCTATGACGTGATGAAGAACCCCAATATAAAACAATCTCAAGAAAATTATGTAAGACATTTGAATGATGTATTCTAA
- a CDS encoding glycoside hydrolase family 35 protein: MFKKICSTFFILLFVFSISSFAQKKHTFEIKNGDFVYDGKPIRIISGEMHYPRIPHQYWRHRMQMLKAMGLNAVATYVFWNIHEPEPGKWDFTGDKNLAEYIKIAGEEGLMVILRPGPYVCAEWEFGGYPWWLQNVEGLELRRDNEQFLKYTQLYINRLYKEVGNLQITKGGSIVMVQAENEFGSYVSQRKDIPLEEHRRYNAKIVQQLKDAGFDVPSFTSDGSWLFEGGAVPGALPTANGESNIENLKKAVDKYNGGQGPYMVAEFYPGWLAHWLEPHPQISATSIARQTEKYLQNNVSINYYMVHGGTNFGFTSGANYDKKHDIQPDLTSYDYDAPISEAGWVTPKYDSLRNVIKKYVNYSLPKVPAAIPVIEIPSIKLDKIATLDGLNSKVVENNKPMTFEQLNQGYGYVLYKKHFNQPISGTLKINGLRDYAIIYANDEKVGELNRYFNQDSIDVDIPFNSTLEILVENMGRINYGSEIVHNTKGIISPVVINGMEIEGDWQMYQIPMDEAPDFSKMQQSSVYSNTESAAKRLLGAPALYKGTFNLTETGDTFLDMEDWGKGIVFINGKNIGRYWNVGPQQTLYVPGVWLKKGQNEIVIFEQQHDKHHAEVRTTKVPVLTNLKLPQ; encoded by the coding sequence ATGTTTAAAAAGATTTGTTCAACCTTTTTTATATTATTATTCGTTTTTTCCATCAGTTCTTTTGCTCAGAAGAAACATACGTTTGAGATTAAGAATGGAGATTTTGTATATGACGGAAAACCGATAAGAATAATTTCAGGCGAAATGCATTATCCGCGTATTCCTCATCAATATTGGCGTCATCGTATGCAGATGCTGAAAGCAATGGGACTGAATGCTGTGGCTACTTATGTATTCTGGAATATACATGAACCCGAACCTGGTAAGTGGGATTTTACAGGAGATAAGAATCTTGCGGAATATATAAAAATAGCAGGTGAAGAAGGATTGATGGTGATACTTCGTCCCGGTCCGTATGTATGTGCTGAGTGGGAATTTGGAGGTTATCCTTGGTGGCTTCAGAATGTAGAGGGTTTGGAATTGAGACGTGATAACGAGCAATTTCTAAAGTATACCCAGTTATATATAAACAGATTGTATAAGGAAGTTGGAAACTTGCAAATAACTAAAGGTGGCTCTATTGTTATGGTGCAGGCAGAAAATGAGTTCGGATCTTATGTCTCCCAACGTAAAGATATTCCATTAGAAGAGCATCGCCGATACAATGCAAAAATCGTTCAGCAATTAAAAGATGCAGGTTTCGATGTTCCATCTTTTACTTCGGATGGAAGTTGGTTGTTTGAAGGAGGCGCTGTTCCAGGGGCTTTACCAACAGCAAATGGGGAAAGTAATATAGAGAATTTAAAGAAAGCCGTAGATAAGTATAATGGAGGACAAGGACCTTATATGGTTGCAGAGTTTTATCCCGGATGGCTTGCTCACTGGCTTGAACCTCATCCTCAGATAAGTGCTACAAGTATAGCCCGTCAAACAGAAAAGTATTTACAAAATAATGTGTCTATCAACTATTACATGGTGCATGGCGGAACTAATTTTGGTTTTACCAGTGGTGCTAACTATGATAAGAAACATGATATTCAGCCCGATCTCACTAGCTACGATTACGATGCACCTATAAGCGAAGCAGGATGGGTAACGCCAAAATATGACTCGCTTCGTAATGTAATTAAAAAATATGTCAATTACTCTTTGCCTAAGGTTCCCGCTGCTATACCTGTGATAGAGATTCCGTCTATTAAACTTGACAAGATAGCTACATTAGACGGATTGAACTCAAAAGTAGTGGAAAATAATAAACCTATGACTTTCGAGCAGTTGAATCAAGGTTATGGATATGTTTTATATAAAAAGCACTTCAATCAGCCAATAAGCGGTACACTGAAGATAAATGGTTTGCGCGATTATGCTATTATATATGCAAATGATGAAAAGGTAGGGGAACTTAACCGATATTTTAATCAAGATTCTATAGATGTTGACATTCCATTCAATTCTACGTTAGAAATCTTAGTAGAGAATATGGGACGTATCAATTACGGATCTGAGATTGTTCATAACACAAAAGGAATCATCAGCCCTGTTGTAATAAACGGAATGGAGATAGAAGGTGATTGGCAAATGTATCAGATACCGATGGATGAAGCTCCTGATTTTAGTAAGATGCAACAATCAAGTGTATATAGTAATACAGAATCAGCTGCTAAACGTCTTCTGGGTGCTCCGGCTTTATATAAAGGTACATTCAATCTTACAGAAACTGGGGATACATTCCTCGATATGGAAGATTGGGGGAAAGGTATTGTCTTTATAAATGGTAAGAACATCGGGCGTTATTGGAATGTAGGTCCTCAACAAACGTTATATGTTCCCGGTGTATGGCTAAAAAAAGGACAAAATGAGATTGTAATTTTTGAACAACAGCATGATAAGCATCACGCAGAAGTAAGAACAACAAAAGTTCCTGTGTTGACAAATCTTAAGCTGCCTCAATAA
- a CDS encoding 3-methyl-2-oxobutanoate dehydrogenase subunit VorB, which yields MSEEIVLMKGNEAIAHAAIRYGTDGYFGYPITPQSEIMETLMAEAPWNTTGMVVLQAESEIASINMVYGGAGCGKAVMTSSSSPGMSLMLEGVSYLAGAELPCLLVNVMRGGPGLGTIQPSQADYFQTVKGGGHGDYNLITLAPASVQEMVDFVALGFDLAFKYQTPAMILTDGVIGQMMEKVKLPEFKRRRTEKEIREQCPWATLGKPADRKPNVITSLELDPYKMEINNLRFQAKFKKIEKDVCLHQEVNCEDADYILVAFGSAARICQKAMEIARAQGIKVGLIRPITLWPFPSKEIDKYSTKVKGMLTVEMNAGQMVEDVRLAVNGKVKVEHYGRLGGIVPTPSEVVDALQNKFDC from the coding sequence ATGTCAGAAGAAATAGTTTTAATGAAAGGCAATGAAGCCATAGCTCATGCTGCAATTAGATATGGGACAGACGGATATTTTGGCTATCCTATTACTCCTCAATCGGAGATAATGGAAACGTTGATGGCCGAAGCACCGTGGAATACTACCGGTATGGTTGTACTTCAGGCTGAAAGCGAAATAGCATCTATAAATATGGTTTACGGGGGAGCCGGATGTGGCAAAGCCGTGATGACCTCATCTTCAAGTCCGGGTATGAGTTTAATGCTCGAAGGGGTGTCTTATCTTGCCGGAGCCGAATTGCCTTGTTTGTTAGTGAATGTTATGCGTGGAGGACCCGGATTGGGTACAATACAGCCATCGCAAGCCGATTATTTCCAAACTGTAAAAGGAGGAGGGCATGGCGATTATAACCTGATAACTCTTGCTCCTGCATCGGTACAAGAAATGGTGGACTTTGTTGCATTGGGATTCGATCTCGCATTCAAATATCAAACACCGGCTATGATACTTACCGATGGTGTTATCGGGCAAATGATGGAAAAGGTAAAACTTCCGGAATTTAAACGCAGAAGAACCGAAAAAGAGATACGCGAACAATGTCCTTGGGCTACCCTAGGAAAACCAGCTGATAGAAAACCGAATGTAATAACTTCGCTGGAACTTGATCCGTATAAGATGGAGATAAATAACCTCCGTTTTCAAGCTAAGTTTAAGAAGATAGAGAAAGATGTTTGTTTGCATCAGGAGGTAAACTGCGAAGATGCAGATTATATACTTGTTGCTTTCGGGTCTGCTGCCCGTATATGCCAAAAAGCAATGGAGATAGCACGTGCTCAAGGAATAAAGGTGGGTCTTATACGTCCAATAACTTTGTGGCCGTTCCCATCGAAGGAGATTGACAAATATTCAACAAAGGTAAAAGGAATGCTTACAGTGGAAATGAACGCCGGACAGATGGTTGAGGATGTTCGTTTGGCTGTAAACGGTAAAGTAAAGGTTGAACATTACGGACGTTTGGGTGGAATTGTTCCTACTCCAAGCGAAGTAGTAGACGCCTTGCAGAATAAATTTGACTGTTGA
- a CDS encoding LysR family transcriptional regulator, with translation MVNFEWFRTFKAIYESGSLTSAANKLYISQPGVSLHLNSLEAHIGNKLFDRGTRKMLPTEHGNMLYNSIVDAVKKLEEAEKHFYRNADSGKSSISIGMCFETFQHVLEPFISELPFNLISKFGIYQDMLNDLDKGLLDFVISPQKDESFNIQYIPFSKEKITLIAGSKSNITEFYKVMQKPEKAEDWLNKQTWFGTTGDMEHLRNFWLHNFKKRPDFKPNYIVPNISSIIRCISGKEGFAIIPDFLAKKELEDGNIQLVWEGYTPLENILYFAQRKKTIYKKELDILQEIFMTQMSIE, from the coding sequence GTGGTAAATTTTGAATGGTTTCGAACCTTTAAAGCAATATATGAAAGCGGTTCCCTCACATCAGCAGCGAATAAGTTATATATATCACAACCCGGAGTAAGTCTGCATCTGAATTCTTTAGAGGCACATATCGGAAATAAATTGTTTGACAGAGGAACACGGAAGATGCTACCCACCGAACATGGCAACATGCTCTATAACTCAATTGTGGATGCCGTAAAAAAACTGGAGGAAGCAGAAAAACATTTTTACAGGAATGCTGATTCAGGCAAATCAAGTATTAGTATTGGCATGTGTTTTGAAACATTCCAACACGTACTGGAGCCTTTTATAAGTGAACTTCCATTTAACCTCATATCAAAATTCGGTATATATCAGGATATGTTGAATGATCTGGATAAAGGTTTACTGGATTTTGTGATATCACCCCAAAAAGATGAATCATTTAATATACAGTATATTCCATTTTCGAAAGAAAAAATTACATTAATAGCGGGATCGAAAAGCAATATTACGGAATTCTATAAGGTGATGCAAAAACCTGAAAAAGCAGAAGATTGGTTAAATAAACAAACATGGTTTGGCACAACGGGAGATATGGAACATTTGCGAAATTTTTGGCTACATAATTTCAAAAAAAGGCCGGACTTTAAACCGAATTATATTGTACCCAATATAAGCTCTATTATACGTTGTATCTCAGGCAAAGAAGGATTTGCCATTATACCGGACTTTTTAGCAAAAAAGGAATTAGAAGATGGTAATATCCAACTGGTATGGGAAGGGTATACGCCTCTCGAGAACATATTATATTTTGCCCAACGCAAGAAGACAATCTATAAGAAAGAGCTAGATATACTACAGGAGATTTTTATGACGCAAATGTCTATTGAGTAA
- the ybaK gene encoding Cys-tRNA(Pro) deacylase, protein MKIDKTNAVRLLDKEKIEYKLIPYQVDESDLSAIHVAEQLHEPVEQVFKTLVLKGDKSGYFVCIIPGAEELDLKAAAKISGNKSCDMIPMKELLNITGYIRGACSPIGMKKLFPTYIDKSYEVFEYIYISAGKRGLQIQLNPLDLIQIVSITTGSLTK, encoded by the coding sequence ATGAAGATTGATAAAACAAACGCCGTCCGGCTTTTGGATAAAGAGAAAATAGAATATAAGCTTATTCCATATCAGGTCGACGAGTCCGATCTTAGTGCCATACATGTCGCCGAACAGTTACACGAGCCCGTTGAGCAGGTTTTTAAAACACTGGTACTGAAAGGAGATAAGTCCGGTTATTTTGTTTGTATTATACCCGGAGCTGAAGAGCTCGATTTGAAAGCAGCTGCTAAAATCTCAGGAAATAAGAGTTGTGATATGATACCGATGAAAGAGCTTCTTAATATCACAGGATATATAAGAGGCGCTTGTTCTCCTATTGGTATGAAAAAATTGTTTCCGACCTATATCGATAAATCTTATGAAGTGTTCGAATATATTTACATAAGTGCCGGAAAAAGAGGTTTACAAATTCAGTTAAATCCGCTGGATTTAATACAAATAGTAAGCATAACAACCGGTAGCCTCACTAAATAA
- a CDS encoding 4Fe-4S dicluster domain-containing protein, giving the protein MAKIKGTVVVNEERCKGCDLCVVSCPCDVLELQPREVNSRGYHYVYMKNPDACIGCANCGYVCPDGCLTVYKKKFE; this is encoded by the coding sequence ATGGCCAAAATAAAAGGAACAGTAGTTGTAAACGAAGAACGTTGTAAGGGCTGTGACCTCTGTGTGGTTTCATGTCCTTGTGATGTTTTAGAACTTCAACCTCGTGAAGTTAACAGCCGGGGTTATCACTACGTTTACATGAAAAATCCAGATGCTTGTATAGGTTGTGCCAATTGTGGTTATGTATGTCCTGACGGATGTCTCACAGTCTACAAGAAAAAATTTGAATAA
- a CDS encoding thiamine pyrophosphate-dependent enzyme, with translation MSTNIIDPANLVYAKPALMNDVDMHYCPGCSHGVVHKLIAEVIDDMELRDKTIGIAPVGCAVFAYNYLDIDWQEAAHGRAPALATAAKRLNPDKMVFTYQGDGDLAAIGTGETIHAANRGENIAIIFINNGIYGMTGGQMAPTTLSQMITSTSPNGRDTHESGYPLKILDLLAQLQGVCLATRQSVHTAASVKKAKRMIRKAFENSMENKGTSIVEIVSTCNAGWKMSPQAANDWMVENMFPAYPLGDLKNI, from the coding sequence ATGAGTACAAATATTATAGATCCGGCTAACCTAGTATATGCCAAGCCTGCGTTGATGAACGATGTGGACATGCATTACTGCCCGGGTTGTTCACATGGTGTAGTTCATAAGTTGATAGCTGAGGTTATTGATGATATGGAATTGCGTGATAAAACAATCGGTATAGCTCCGGTTGGTTGTGCTGTGTTTGCATACAACTATTTGGATATCGACTGGCAGGAAGCTGCACACGGACGTGCTCCGGCACTGGCTACAGCAGCAAAACGACTGAATCCCGATAAAATGGTATTTACATATCAGGGAGACGGAGACTTAGCTGCCATTGGTACTGGTGAAACGATACATGCGGCAAATAGAGGTGAAAATATTGCTATAATCTTTATTAATAACGGAATCTATGGCATGACCGGAGGACAAATGGCTCCAACAACCCTTAGCCAAATGATAACATCAACATCTCCTAACGGACGCGATACTCACGAGAGTGGATACCCTCTCAAGATTCTCGATTTGTTAGCTCAGTTACAAGGTGTTTGTCTGGCTACTCGTCAGAGCGTTCATACGGCAGCCTCTGTAAAGAAAGCAAAACGCATGATACGCAAAGCGTTCGAAAACTCGATGGAGAATAAAGGAACATCTATTGTAGAAATTGTATCTACATGTAATGCAGGATGGAAAATGTCTCCTCAGGCAGCTAACGATTGGATGGTAGAAAATATGTTTCCTGCATATCCATTAGGCGATTTGAAAAATATTTAA